The Leptospira stimsonii nucleotide sequence TCCCGTTTTCAAGCCTGAAAGGAGGAAAGGCCGAATAGTCTGATTCTATTTTCGACCGAATACGAACATGCATCTTTTTTCATTTATTCCGATTCCTACATTTATTATGTCTTCGGAAATTCATCAATATATCGATTCTCAAACGTCGATACGAAAAGAAAGGCTTCTTTCTCTTCGTACTTGGCTCATCGATACCTTTCCCGGTGTTCGAGAATCGATGAAATACAAAATGCCCACCTACCAATTGGATGAGAATTGGATCTCTTTCGCCTCTCAAAAAAACCACATCTCGATCTATCTCTGCCGTCCGGATTCTCTAAACGAACTCAAAAAGAAATTTCCAAGCCTTCTTTTTGGTAAAACTTGTCTCAACGTTCGAGACAAGGATTCCTTCCCTTTCAAAGCGATTCAAAGTTCCATTCGTTCCGTTCTAAAGCCAAAGACAAAGTTAAGAATTCCGAATGAGAAGGCGGAGTCCCGTAGAAAATCTATTTCGAAAAAGCTCTTTGAGACAAAATCCGCTTATCGTAAAAAGTAAGATCGAATCAATTTTTCCGCTCTAAAAGGTGGATCAGTTTGAATCCTCTTGACCCCGGGAAAATGCAGGAAAACCTGTTTTTTACGGCCATGAAAAAGCAGATAGGCGATCGCTACGAACCGAAAGAAGTCGAGAATAAGTGGATTTCACTCTGGGAAGAGAAAAAATCTTTTGTACCGAACCCGAACTCAAAAGAATCTTTTTCTATAGTCATCCCTCCTCCAAACGTTACGGGATCTCTTCACATCGGACACGCACTCAATCATACGATCCAAGATATTCTCATTCGTATCGAACGCAAAAAAGGGAAGTCGACTCTTTGGCTTCCCGGAATGGATCACGCGGGAATCGCGACGCAGATGGTCGTCGAAAGAGAACTCGCAAAAGAAGGAAAAAAACGAACCGATTTTACGAGAGAAGAATTCGAAAATAAAGTCTGGGATTGGAAAGAACATTCCGGAGGAATGATCACTCGACAGCAAAGACTCTTAGGAGAATCCGTTGATTGGTCCAGAGAAAGATTCACGTTCGACGAAGGTCTTTCCAAAGCAGTATTCAAAGTTTTTAAATCACTTTTCGACGAGGGCTTGATTTATCGTGGAGAAAGAATCATCAACTGGTGCCCCTCTTCTCAAACGGCGATCTCCGATCTCGAAGTGGAGTTCAGAGAGACAAAAGGAAAACTCTATCATATCAAATATCCGATCCACGGTAAAAAGGATCAATTCGTGGTCGTTGCGACTACGAGACCGGAAACGATGCTCGGCGACGTCGCCGTCTGTGCGAATCCCGAAGACACACGTTATTCGTCTTTGAAAGATGTAATCTTAGAATTGCCTCTGACAAATAGACAAATCCCTCTTCTCTTCGATTCTTTTGTGGATAAAGAATTCGGATCGGGTCTCGTCAAAATTACTCCGGCGCACGACGCAAACGACTTCGAGGCAGGACAAAGACTCGGACTCAAACCGCTTCTTATCATGAACCCCGACGGAACGATGAATGAAAACGCGGGCGTCTATCAAGGCTTGGATCGTTTTGAAGCACGCAAGAAAGTCGTAGCGGATCTCGAATCAAAAGGACTCATCGAAAAAATCGAAGATCATATCCACGCAGTCGGACACAACTCCAGAGGTGGAGCAGTGATCGAACCGTATCTTTCTACTCAGTGGTTTGTAAAGATTCGACCACTCGCCGATCTCGCGGTAAAAGCGGTTCAAACGGGTCAGGTGGAATTCGTTCCTAAGATGTGGGAAAAAACTTTTTTCGAATGGATGAACAACATTCGAGATTGGTGTATCTCCAGACAACTCTGGTGGGGTCATAAGATTCCTGCATATCATTGCAAAACATGTAAACACATCGAAGTATCGGAAACTCCCGTGACAACTTGTCCTTCTTGCGGATCCAAAGAAGTGGAACCCGACCCGGACGTACTCGATACTTGGTTTTCTTCTCAGCTCTGGCCTTTCTCTTCGATGGGATGGCCCGAGCAAACCGCTGATCTAAAAAGATACTATCCCACTTCGGTTCTTGTCACCGGTTTCGACATCATCTTCTTCTGGGTCTCCAGAATGATTATGATGGGAATGAAATTTATGGAAGCACCACCATTTCATAAAGTACTCATACACGGTCTTGTCAGAGATAAGGACGGGAAAAAATTCTCCAAGTCGATCGGAAACGTAATCGATCCTCTCGTTATGATGGAAAAATACGGAACCGACTCTTTCCGTTTTTTCTTGGCGGCAACTCTTCCAGAAGGAAAAGACATTCTTTTCGACGAATCTCGGTTAGATGGATATCGTTCCTTTTGTAACAAAATCTGGAATTCTTCCCGTTTTATTCTTATGAACCTGGAAGAATCGTTTGCCCCGACCGGGATCACTCCCGAAATCGAAAAAGATTTGGAACCGATGGATCAGTGGATTCTTTCCAGATTCAATCATTGTCTGGAAGAATACGGCAAGGCACATTCTAAATTTCACTTTTATGAAATGGCGGCCTCGATTTACGAATTCGTCTGGGGAGATTTCTGCGACTGGTATATCGAACTCGTAAAACCGAGAGCGTATGGAAAAGTCTCTCCTCGTTCTGCGGAAGTCGCAAAACAGGTTCTTGTGGATGTTCTCACTCGTGCATTAGGACTTTT carries:
- a CDS encoding DUF1801 domain-containing protein, whose protein sequence is MHLFSFIPIPTFIMSSEIHQYIDSQTSIRKERLLSLRTWLIDTFPGVRESMKYKMPTYQLDENWISFASQKNHISIYLCRPDSLNELKKKFPSLLFGKTCLNVRDKDSFPFKAIQSSIRSVLKPKTKLRIPNEKAESRRKSISKKLFETKSAYRKK
- a CDS encoding valine--tRNA ligase, translated to MKKQIGDRYEPKEVENKWISLWEEKKSFVPNPNSKESFSIVIPPPNVTGSLHIGHALNHTIQDILIRIERKKGKSTLWLPGMDHAGIATQMVVERELAKEGKKRTDFTREEFENKVWDWKEHSGGMITRQQRLLGESVDWSRERFTFDEGLSKAVFKVFKSLFDEGLIYRGERIINWCPSSQTAISDLEVEFRETKGKLYHIKYPIHGKKDQFVVVATTRPETMLGDVAVCANPEDTRYSSLKDVILELPLTNRQIPLLFDSFVDKEFGSGLVKITPAHDANDFEAGQRLGLKPLLIMNPDGTMNENAGVYQGLDRFEARKKVVADLESKGLIEKIEDHIHAVGHNSRGGAVIEPYLSTQWFVKIRPLADLAVKAVQTGQVEFVPKMWEKTFFEWMNNIRDWCISRQLWWGHKIPAYHCKTCKHIEVSETPVTTCPSCGSKEVEPDPDVLDTWFSSQLWPFSSMGWPEQTADLKRYYPTSVLVTGFDIIFFWVSRMIMMGMKFMEAPPFHKVLIHGLVRDKDGKKFSKSIGNVIDPLVMMEKYGTDSFRFFLAATLPEGKDILFDESRLDGYRSFCNKIWNSSRFILMNLEESFAPTGITPEIEKDLEPMDQWILSRFNHCLEEYGKAHSKFHFYEMAASIYEFVWGDFCDWYIELVKPRAYGKVSPRSAEVAKQVLVDVLTRALGLLHPFMPFLTEEVHSVFSDQFLATTPYPKAYPISSDALGVQKLNLLQEIVTKIRVMRAENGVTPDKKCKAIVKSGDSLAQSAIQENEVSLLQLARLESIKVDSAYDVQKTDSVSHFTKGEIVLPLEGLIDIEKEKARLEKELQKSEIEKEKLETKLANPGFLSKAAPDVVEKEREKLNTLIDKVEVLKKGIQNLAG